A stretch of the Hypnocyclicus thermotrophus genome encodes the following:
- a CDS encoding metallophosphoesterase family protein — MKILHCSDIHLGKRPVGGIGEYSNKRYEDYFKSFEYIIESACKEKIDIFIIAGDFFDKRVINPEILEKTEKILEKLKENGIKVLIIEGNHDNIIKGNEENSWIVYLEKKGLFKRLTFSVTYIGEEKKFDFDVIKIGDVNFYGLGYPGILVNEAMEELSKRVNPLEKNIVIVHTAISSGDFLPGTIEKEIIDKFQGKVIYIAGGHFHTHITYPKENPIFFIPGASEYWNIKSEINRKKGFIIFDTETKEYKFYDSKTRDIVILNIENIKEEEEVFLKINKEKNNINIIENESLLFINISLEKNIFLNTNEIEKLFEKEKPLKIFINTKYKNSLNNRSINRENISNIYEIEKEVIKNSWDKFRDASEIVVETLNNLKIHQQEKDKERFFEVFDHFVNKIISGDNNENK; from the coding sequence ATGAAAATACTACATTGTTCAGATATACATCTAGGGAAAAGACCTGTCGGAGGGATTGGAGAGTATTCAAATAAAAGGTATGAAGATTATTTTAAATCATTTGAATATATTATAGAGTCTGCTTGTAAAGAAAAAATAGATATTTTTATTATTGCTGGAGACTTTTTTGATAAAAGAGTTATTAATCCGGAAATACTAGAAAAAACAGAGAAAATATTAGAAAAATTAAAGGAAAATGGTATAAAAGTACTTATTATTGAAGGGAATCATGATAATATTATAAAGGGAAATGAAGAAAACTCGTGGATAGTTTACTTAGAAAAAAAAGGTTTATTTAAAAGATTAACTTTTAGTGTAACTTATATAGGAGAAGAGAAAAAATTTGATTTTGATGTTATAAAAATAGGAGATGTTAATTTTTATGGACTTGGATATCCAGGAATATTAGTAAATGAGGCTATGGAAGAACTGTCTAAAAGAGTTAATCCATTAGAAAAAAATATAGTGATAGTACATACAGCTATATCATCTGGAGATTTTTTGCCTGGAACTATTGAAAAGGAAATTATTGATAAATTTCAAGGGAAAGTTATATATATTGCAGGAGGACATTTTCATACACATATAACTTATCCAAAAGAAAATCCTATATTTTTTATACCGGGTGCTAGTGAGTATTGGAATATAAAAAGTGAAATAAACAGAAAAAAAGGATTTATTATTTTTGATACAGAAACAAAAGAATATAAATTTTATGATAGTAAAACTAGAGATATTGTTATTTTAAATATAGAAAATATAAAAGAAGAAGAAGAAGTTTTTCTTAAAATAAATAAAGAAAAAAATAATATAAATATTATTGAAAATGAATCATTATTATTTATAAATATTTCATTAGAAAAAAATATATTTTTAAATACAAATGAAATAGAAAAATTATTTGAAAAAGAAAAACCATTAAAAATATTTATAAATACTAAATATAAAAATAGTTTAAATAATAGAAGTATTAATAGAGAAAATATATCAAATATATATGAAATAGAAAAAGAAGTTATAAAAAATAGCTGGGATAAATTTAGAGATGCTTCAGAAATAGTTGTAGAAACATTAAATAATTTAAAAATACATCAACAAGAGAAAGATAAAGAAAGATTTTTTGAAGTATTTGACCATTTTGTAAATAAAATAATATCAGGTGATAATAATGAAAATAAATAA